The Bacteroidota bacterium genome contains a region encoding:
- a CDS encoding PKD domain-containing protein: MFSKHLNIVIILLLIVFNNAKSQIAITPTSGCSPLTGVLFNSSGSGLSNILWDFGDGASSIDTIAYHTYSNPGVYNVIITGQNNNGNQFSDTTIIEVFENPIANFQLESINLACTPYSAAFSDSSYAIGAASIVSSNWTFGDGATLQSNNQANVLHTYVTTGFFDVSLEVVDDNGCSDFMLLDSLLTISSPPNPSIFSNIQTVTDCDIPILVTFFGFANTNSIISDTIFYSWDFDNGITSDSTINMIEFYEGNYDVSLAVTDNWGCTDTQSYQLDIVVPEASFIISNSNDFYICDCAFFINTSNFSTVYWDYGDGTGDVSGFHCFSGPGNYDVTLTVEEGNCFDDTTITVILEEIVANFEYNPDYSCSSPLGVQFTDLSINATSWMYYFGDGNVSPFQNPFHYFYDTDTGLYDMPQLDIFHPYLLATDQHGCNNQFFHPDPIIIDLPVAWFMPNVNYGCVPVTVDFSDSSYGAGNIANWFWDFGDGTTLNSTSDNVSHTYSQVGIYEVYLTITNVSGCTDISYPIEIEVLDTSDIICNLNTPVIDLFVCACFPECGNYPQSYYSAYEQMFDLFTGCGSLAPNVYSFAQDTGFIPIEFYEYYDSILYQHQIAYPRIFLEPPLGHISYDYDCAQPYQFHFHANAIGADSIVWDFGDFTVIDTGNVSDYFHNYNDRGDYIVKLEIHNFSTGCFIQDSLTVYVREIYADFVVQDDGCSGIPVLFNANDSEDLHTACFTGYEWDFGYGVVEKTPFPTISHTYHSWNYGLNIIKLTVQDINGCFDYHFDTIDIHFISANLEFDPQYLCSPGYISVNDLSYADSTIVSWTFNVSSGFNMNYVPDSLYFNFLYDTTVNVYLLIEDTFGCYDTFWDLIHISAIDFEISSSQQDICPSGISLIEISQPYPGVTWYFEDSISYPNNDTMVIHTFDDPGFYDVTVVVEKNDGCKDSIVYPNFIQVHENPIAQIFSDPSEDTLCLPVQITFIDSSIVDVFGSRAWNFYNSASTAPSQSVFMPYEFPGTYQVSLIETSQFGCSDTVTKTFDVEGPLAEFSLNPSIICQGHSIQVQMYDTSNIVSWSWDFGDGNIDSSQSTFVEYYYNPNFYPSSSQTIISLIYSSENCEATKTDYIDFYPQIAADFSFIGNNDSIICLGSAITLNNTSVNANNWNWDIGDGTTITNNAPQVTHVYQDTGYYEISLIASNANLCFDTIRRNIYVTDINADIAVSPLLICDSGMVQFVNNSFSYTGIETTLFNFGDGFQADSFTVNHFYNSVPAGNQYEIVFTISDLAGCSSTANLAVQFSSADAIFSVSDLDICIGEQIDFWATNNYPIYNWDFGNGISSTSQNPTLIYSATGNYTVNLAVEDTWGCIDTFHYPIEIAVHDMPTASFSYSPNQTVSCIPAEYIFENTSSCQDMYTLSWTIPPMMYSANIVELTWTEVGTYTVNLLVSTAFGCSDSFSNTFTVEGPSADLILSADAICINTPLGLQLQNPVDISNWVWDFGDGTLDPSSTSFSLNHTYGGNFQVDSIFYISVIINSPNCSYTLLDSVLVANPIADFTTNPIACLGTQSFFTNLSTGSDEWIWNFGDGSPNYTGSDAYHTYQSTGQMTVTLYAYYNSVQGCFDFETFDINIIYPELEISFANDTFCLGNSENFTLSVNQDVESWSILFYPNSTPLNGSGNLSDNFTFPTNENIGASVTLSVTYSGEDGNCPSIFELPLNFFDVEAFFICTNEPDLTICKGDTFYFQENSTNADEFNWDFGDGANANGENIFHPYETPGEYFVTLNIENASWGCQDSYTEKMIVRDDAVVLTPEIWICEGDLAELSASAEGGITYYFWSPDTLFENPESPTQLIILYNTQTFEVSIIDGFGCPGFGDLKVNVIITPSAIYWDTSVIIGQTVQLDAWLGNGFVYEWVYDETLDATDIYDPIVLTIVDNTYTVLVTDPINDCFKITNTYHIDILPETSLDLPTVFTPNNDEINDVFFPQGWGIKEVVEMKVYNRWGELVYESYDDNASWDGTYKGKDQPNDTYIYIVKVKSWLDQTFEKRGYINLIR, from the coding sequence ATGTTTTCAAAACATCTAAACATTGTGATTATATTATTGTTGATTGTTTTTAATAATGCAAAATCACAAATAGCAATCACTCCTACCTCTGGATGTTCGCCTCTAACAGGTGTTTTGTTTAATTCTTCCGGATCCGGATTGTCGAACATATTATGGGATTTTGGTGATGGAGCCAGTTCAATTGACACAATTGCTTATCACACATATTCCAATCCTGGAGTATATAATGTAATTATTACAGGACAAAACAATAACGGCAATCAATTTTCAGACACTACAATTATTGAAGTTTTTGAGAATCCTATTGCCAATTTTCAACTTGAAAGTATTAATTTGGCTTGTACACCGTATTCGGCTGCATTCTCCGATAGTTCATACGCAATTGGTGCAGCCAGCATAGTTAGTTCAAACTGGACTTTCGGAGATGGAGCAACTTTACAGAGCAATAACCAGGCAAACGTTTTACACACGTATGTAACAACAGGTTTTTTTGATGTTTCGCTTGAGGTAGTTGATGACAATGGATGTTCTGACTTTATGCTGCTTGATAGTTTATTGACAATATCAAGTCCGCCAAATCCATCAATTTTTTCAAATATTCAAACTGTTACTGACTGCGATATTCCAATACTTGTTACTTTTTTTGGTTTTGCAAACACAAATTCGATTATATCTGATACAATATTCTATTCCTGGGATTTTGATAATGGAATAACAAGTGATTCTACAATTAATATGATTGAGTTTTATGAAGGAAACTACGATGTTTCGCTTGCAGTAACCGACAATTGGGGATGTACAGATACTCAAAGTTATCAATTAGACATAGTTGTTCCCGAAGCAAGTTTTATCATTTCCAATTCAAATGATTTTTATATATGCGATTGTGCGTTTTTTATAAATACAAGTAATTTTTCAACTGTGTACTGGGATTATGGAGACGGAACAGGTGATGTTAGCGGTTTTCATTGCTTTTCAGGACCAGGAAATTATGATGTAACACTTACGGTGGAAGAAGGAAACTGCTTTGATGATACCACTATTACTGTAATTCTGGAAGAAATAGTTGCAAATTTTGAGTATAATCCTGATTATAGCTGTTCAAGTCCTTTAGGAGTCCAGTTTACTGATTTGTCTATTAATGCAACATCATGGATGTATTATTTTGGTGACGGCAATGTTAGCCCATTTCAAAATCCGTTTCACTATTTCTATGATACAGATACAGGATTGTATGATATGCCTCAATTAGACATCTTTCACCCGTACCTTCTTGCCACTGACCAGCATGGATGTAATAATCAATTTTTTCATCCTGATCCTATTATTATTGACCTTCCGGTTGCCTGGTTTATGCCAAATGTAAACTATGGATGTGTTCCTGTAACTGTAGATTTCAGCGATTCATCATATGGAGCTGGCAACATTGCAAACTGGTTTTGGGATTTTGGTGATGGCACAACACTTAATTCAACAAGCGATAATGTATCACATACTTATTCTCAGGTCGGCATATATGAGGTTTATTTAACAATAACAAACGTTTCTGGATGTACAGATATTTCTTACCCAATAGAGATTGAAGTTTTAGATACGAGTGATATTATTTGCAACTTAAACACTCCAGTCATAGATTTATTTGTTTGTGCATGTTTCCCCGAATGTGGAAATTATCCACAAAGCTATTATTCTGCATATGAGCAAATGTTCGACCTTTTTACCGGTTGTGGATCTTTGGCACCTAATGTCTATTCTTTTGCTCAGGATACAGGATTTATTCCCATAGAGTTTTATGAATATTATGATAGCATACTATATCAACACCAGATTGCTTACCCACGAATATTTCTTGAGCCACCACTTGGACATATTTCATATGATTATGATTGTGCTCAACCATACCAGTTTCATTTTCATGCAAATGCAATTGGTGCAGATTCAATAGTTTGGGATTTCGGCGATTTTACAGTAATTGATACCGGAAATGTATCTGATTATTTTCATAATTATAATGATAGGGGAGACTATATTGTTAAGTTGGAAATTCATAATTTTAGCACAGGATGTTTCATTCAGGATAGTCTGACTGTTTATGTCAGGGAAATCTATGCAGATTTTGTTGTTCAAGATGATGGATGTTCAGGAATTCCGGTATTATTTAATGCAAATGACTCAGAAGATTTACATACTGCTTGTTTTACCGGCTACGAATGGGATTTTGGTTATGGAGTAGTAGAAAAGACACCTTTTCCTACAATTTCCCACACTTACCATTCATGGAATTATGGACTGAATATCATAAAACTTACAGTTCAGGATATCAATGGTTGTTTTGACTATCATTTTGACACAATTGACATACATTTTATAAGTGCAAACTTAGAGTTTGATCCGCAATATTTGTGTTCTCCGGGTTATATAAGTGTTAACGATCTGAGTTATGCTGATTCTACAATTGTATCTTGGACATTCAACGTAAGCTCAGGTTTTAATATGAATTATGTGCCTGACTCTCTATATTTTAACTTTTTATATGATACTACGGTAAATGTTTACCTTTTAATTGAAGATACTTTTGGTTGCTATGATACTTTTTGGGATTTGATTCATATCTCAGCCATTGATTTCGAAATTAGTTCAAGTCAGCAGGATATTTGCCCATCAGGAATTTCATTAATTGAAATATCTCAACCATACCCGGGCGTAACCTGGTATTTTGAAGACAGTATCAGTTATCCAAACAATGATACAATGGTTATCCACACATTCGATGATCCTGGATTTTATGATGTAACAGTTGTGGTTGAGAAAAATGACGGATGTAAGGATTCTATAGTGTACCCCAACTTTATTCAAGTTCATGAAAATCCTATTGCACAAATTTTTTCTGATCCTTCCGAAGATACACTTTGTCTCCCTGTGCAGATAACTTTCATCGATTCTTCAATTGTTGATGTATTTGGGTCAAGAGCATGGAATTTCTATAATTCAGCTTCCACTGCTCCAAGTCAAAGTGTGTTTATGCCCTATGAATTTCCGGGAACATATCAGGTTAGCCTGATAGAAACAAGTCAATTTGGCTGTAGCGACACGGTTACAAAAACTTTTGATGTAGAAGGTCCTTTAGCCGAATTTAGTTTAAATCCATCAATAATTTGTCAGGGACATTCTATACAGGTTCAAATGTACGACACGAGCAATATCGTTAGCTGGTCATGGGATTTCGGCGATGGAAATATTGACAGTTCGCAAAGTACTTTTGTTGAGTATTATTACAATCCAAACTTCTATCCAAGCAGTAGTCAAACAATTATTTCATTGATTTATAGTTCGGAAAACTGTGAAGCAACTAAAACAGATTATATTGATTTTTACCCACAAATAGCTGCCGATTTTAGCTTCATTGGCAACAATGATTCCATAATTTGCCTTGGTTCAGCAATAACACTTAACAATACCTCAGTTAATGCAAACAACTGGAACTGGGATATTGGTGATGGTACTACAATTACAAACAATGCTCCTCAAGTTACACATGTTTATCAGGATACAGGATATTATGAAATTAGTCTGATTGCTTCAAATGCAAATTTGTGCTTTGACACAATCAGGCGAAATATTTATGTAACAGACATTAATGCCGATATAGCTGTTAGTCCGCTTTTAATTTGTGATAGCGGAATGGTTCAATTTGTTAATAATTCATTTTCTTACACAGGAATTGAAACTACTTTGTTCAACTTTGGAGATGGTTTTCAGGCAGATAGTTTTACAGTCAATCATTTTTATAACAGTGTTCCAGCAGGTAACCAATACGAAATTGTTTTTACTATAAGCGATTTGGCCGGCTGTTCATCAACAGCAAATCTGGCTGTTCAATTTTCCAGTGCTGATGCAATTTTCTCAGTATCTGATCTTGACATTTGCATAGGTGAACAGATAGATTTTTGGGCAACAAATAATTATCCGATTTATAATTGGGATTTTGGAAATGGCATAAGTTCTACTTCTCAAAATCCTACACTTATATACAGTGCAACCGGAAATTATACAGTTAATCTTGCAGTTGAAGATACATGGGGCTGCATTGATACTTTTCATTATCCTATTGAAATTGCCGTTCACGATATGCCAACAGCTTCCTTTTCATACAGTCCCAATCAAACTGTAAGTTGTATTCCTGCCGAATACATTTTTGAAAATACCAGTTCCTGTCAGGATATGTACACATTAAGCTGGACAATTCCTCCAATGATGTATAGTGCAAATATTGTTGAGTTAACTTGGACAGAAGTTGGCACCTATACTGTTAATCTTCTTGTCAGTACAGCTTTTGGATGTTCTGATTCTTTCAGTAATACATTTACAGTTGAAGGTCCGTCAGCCGATCTTATTTTATCGGCTGATGCAATTTGTATTAATACACCTCTGGGTTTGCAATTGCAAAATCCTGTGGATATTTCGAACTGGGTTTGGGATTTTGGTGATGGGACATTAGACCCAAGCTCAACATCATTTAGCCTAAACCATACATATGGGGGAAATTTTCAGGTAGATAGTATTTTTTATATTTCAGTTATTATCAATTCGCCAAATTGCTCCTATACACTTTTGGATTCTGTTTTGGTGGCTAATCCAATAGCAGATTTTACAACAAATCCTATTGCCTGCCTGGGAACTCAATCGTTTTTTACGAACTTGTCAACTGGTTCAGACGAATGGATTTGGAATTTTGGTGATGGTAGCCCTAATTATACAGGATCGGATGCTTATCATACCTATCAAAGTACAGGGCAGATGACAGTAACTCTATACGCTTATTACAATTCTGTTCAAGGATGTTTTGATTTTGAAACTTTCGATATTAATATAATCTACCCTGAATTAGAAATTTCCTTTGCAAATGATACTTTCTGCCTCGGAAATAGCGAGAATTTCACACTTTCAGTAAATCAAGATGTTGAATCATGGTCAATATTGTTTTACCCAAATTCAACACCACTCAATGGTTCTGGAAATCTATCCGACAATTTTACATTTCCTACCAACGAAAATATAGGTGCCTCAGTTACCCTTAGTGTTACATATTCGGGAGAAGATGGAAATTGCCCCTCGATATTTGAACTTCCGTTAAATTTCTTCGATGTAGAAGCCTTTTTCATTTGCACCAACGAGCCAGATTTAACTATTTGTAAAGGAGATACTTTCTACTTTCAGGAAAATTCAACAAATGCCGATGAGTTTAACTGGGATTTTGGCGATGGAGCCAATGCAAATGGAGAAAATATTTTCCATCCATATGAAACTCCGGGAGAGTATTTTGTTACATTAAACATAGAAAATGCCAGTTGGGGCTGTCAGGATTCATATACTGAAAAAATGATAGTACGTGACGATGCAGTAGTCCTAACTCCTGAGATATGGATATGCGAAGGCGATTTGGCAGAACTTTCAGCAAGTGCTGAAGGAGGCATTACATATTATTTTTGGTCGCCCGATACATTATTTGAGAATCCAGAATCTCCCACCCAGCTGATAATTCTATACAATACTCAAACATTCGAAGTAAGTATTATTGATGGATTTGGTTGCCCTGGCTTTGGCGATTTGAAAGTTAATGTAATAATCACTCCATCTGCAATTTACTGGGATACAAGCGTAATTATTGGCCAAACTGTTCAGTTGGATGCTTGGTTAGGAAACGGATTTGTTTATGAATGGGTTTACGATGAAACACTTGATGCTACCGATATTTACGACCCTATTGTCTTAACTATTGTAGATAATACATATACGGTTTTGGTAACTGACCCAATTAATGATTGTTTTAAAATCACCAATACATACCATATTGATATTTTGCCTGAAACAAGCCTTGATTTACCAACTGTTTTTACTCCAAATAATGACGAAATCAACGATGTTTTTTTTCCACAAGGATGGGGAATCAAAGAAGTTGTGGAAATGAAAGTTTACAACAGATGGGGTGAATTAGTGTATGAATCTTATGATGACAATGCATCTTGGGACGGTACCTACAAAGGTAAAGATCAACCAAACGACACTTATATTTATATTGTAAAAGTTAAATCCTGGCTTGATCAAACATTCGAAAAACGTGGTTACATTAACTTAATCAGATAA
- a CDS encoding PorP/SprF family type IX secretion system membrane protein: protein MRIAINTIIIVLIWSSIFIKNANSQDIHFSQYDFSPLILNPANTGNFYGNWRFSNLFRSQWKKFADPGYQTFGVSFDKKFENLFKNLSLGGVLIYDKSGSIDLTVTKFLLSASYKKVVGRNIFRTGIQGGLVFKQFTNATYSTQFDVTTGSINPSLPSLETGMDNNIAYPDMNAGILWKRKIGRFEPEIGVSFFHINLPKERFTDLGGRLKIRSMYSLETRIIVGDYFSLVPNIYYQKTTKAENMLAGCRFRFDLKNNASKFHYILMGSSVRSGFGRQTDAAIVSLAIAKGDYLIGASFDINISELKAYTQSVGGFEIGLIYTGLSHDINKNSLPCSRE, encoded by the coding sequence ATGAGAATTGCTATAAATACGATAATAATAGTCCTGATCTGGTCAAGTATTTTTATTAAAAATGCTAATTCTCAGGATATTCACTTTTCGCAATATGATTTTTCTCCGCTAATTCTGAATCCTGCAAACACTGGCAATTTTTATGGTAACTGGCGTTTTAGCAATCTTTTTCGTTCGCAATGGAAGAAATTTGCTGATCCCGGATATCAAACTTTTGGAGTAAGTTTTGATAAAAAATTTGAAAACCTCTTTAAAAACCTGAGTCTCGGCGGTGTTCTGATTTATGATAAATCAGGTTCGATAGATTTAACTGTTACAAAGTTCTTGCTTTCAGCTTCATACAAAAAAGTAGTTGGAAGAAATATTTTCAGAACCGGTATCCAGGGAGGATTGGTTTTTAAGCAATTTACAAATGCTACTTACAGCACACAATTCGATGTTACTACCGGCTCAATCAATCCTTCACTTCCATCTTTAGAAACAGGAATGGATAATAATATAGCTTATCCGGATATGAACGCTGGCATTCTTTGGAAAAGAAAAATTGGTAGATTTGAACCGGAGATAGGAGTGTCTTTTTTTCATATTAATCTTCCAAAAGAAAGATTTACAGATTTGGGAGGAAGGCTCAAAATTAGGTCAATGTACAGCCTTGAAACGAGGATTATTGTAGGAGATTATTTCTCATTGGTTCCAAATATTTATTACCAAAAAACTACGAAGGCTGAAAACATGCTTGCCGGCTGCCGCTTCAGGTTCGATCTAAAAAACAATGCAAGTAAGTTTCATTATATTCTAATGGGTAGTTCGGTCAGAAGTGGATTTGGCAGGCAAACTGATGCTGCAATTGTTTCACTCGCTATAGCAAAAGGCGACTACCTTATAGGTGCAAGTTTTGATATCAATATTTCTGAATTAAAAGCTTATACTCAATCGGTAGGAGGATTTGAGATTGGACTTATTTATACAGGTTTGTCTCATGATATTAATAAAAATTCTCTTCCTTGTTCACGCGAATAA
- a CDS encoding OmpA family protein: protein MASFYYRITTIIVVLTLLFSQYSLSKEKPRKLKRKARRAYIKQDYYKAKELYEKYIELKPEKYDKIYILAELQRLTRDYKKARENYAKLAAKKNIDYPLASYFAAISFQMTAEYAIADSFYNVFLNSRSKNIYDRKYRKLSEIGLQSCAISDSLINSPVEVAIIHLDTSINKAYSEFSPIPVNENTFWFASLQSDTLLPSGTAKRKQFYKAEKISNLWKNAGLLEEKFNDLSFSNGNGCFSPYGDRFYLARCEKNLNDIKICNIYVSEYEKNEWQKPKILPAHVNHLDFNSTQPTIGRYSKHKDKEILYFVSNRPGGRGGFDIWYTIFNKRKKTYTEARNLGSDINSIGDELAPFYDIRTGAMYFSSDGYPGLGGLDIYKSYGEKKNWTKPAQIGYPLNSSYDDLYFTTMNKEYGFFVSNRDGGVSFRNQNCCDDIYSFRYTAFIHFAIKGSVYELIDDTTKRSLENTLISIYMIDRETEEEILILENECDENGDYLIDVDVGYKYKIIASKEDYFSKSKKINTENIDYSDTLINDLILQKIPKKPIKLENIYFDFDSAELLAKAKSSIDTTLLVIMNDNPEMNIKIEAHTDSKGNDAFNMDLSKRRAKSITDYLLKKGINKNRLISEGFGETQPIAPNKNPDGSDKPEGRQLNRRIEFRVIN, encoded by the coding sequence ATGGCTTCTTTTTATTATAGAATTACCACCATCATAGTTGTTCTTACATTGCTTTTTTCACAATATTCTTTGTCAAAAGAAAAACCACGCAAATTAAAACGCAAAGCTCGAAGGGCATACATAAAACAAGATTATTATAAAGCAAAAGAGCTTTATGAAAAATATATTGAGCTGAAGCCCGAGAAATATGACAAAATCTATATTCTGGCTGAACTACAAAGACTTACTCGCGATTACAAAAAAGCAAGGGAAAATTATGCAAAACTGGCTGCCAAAAAAAATATTGATTATCCGCTTGCTTCTTATTTTGCTGCCATTTCGTTTCAAATGACAGCTGAATATGCTATAGCTGACAGCTTTTATAATGTGTTTCTCAATAGCAGATCTAAGAATATTTATGACCGAAAATATAGGAAGCTTTCTGAAATAGGGCTGCAATCATGTGCTATTAGTGATTCATTAATAAATTCTCCTGTTGAAGTGGCAATAATTCATCTCGACACCAGTATTAATAAAGCTTATTCCGAATTTTCACCCATTCCGGTCAACGAAAATACTTTTTGGTTTGCAAGCCTTCAATCTGATACATTATTACCTTCTGGCACAGCGAAAAGAAAACAATTCTACAAAGCTGAGAAAATCAGTAACTTATGGAAAAATGCAGGATTGTTAGAAGAAAAATTTAATGATTTGTCATTTTCAAACGGAAACGGATGTTTCTCACCTTATGGCGACAGGTTTTATTTAGCCCGATGCGAAAAAAATCTAAATGACATCAAAATATGCAATATTTATGTGTCTGAATATGAAAAAAATGAATGGCAGAAACCAAAGATATTGCCTGCTCATGTCAATCATCTTGATTTCAATTCTACACAACCCACAATTGGAAGATATTCAAAACATAAAGACAAAGAGATTTTGTATTTTGTGAGCAACAGGCCGGGTGGGAGAGGAGGCTTTGATATTTGGTACACTATCTTTAATAAAAGGAAAAAGACTTATACCGAAGCGAGAAATCTTGGAAGTGATATAAATAGCATAGGAGATGAATTAGCCCCTTTTTATGACATTCGCACCGGTGCTATGTATTTCAGTTCAGATGGATATCCGGGTCTCGGAGGTTTAGATATTTATAAATCATATGGGGAGAAAAAAAACTGGACTAAGCCTGCACAAATTGGCTATCCTTTAAATTCAAGTTACGACGACTTGTATTTTACTACAATGAACAAAGAATATGGATTTTTTGTATCGAACAGAGATGGTGGAGTTTCCTTTCGGAATCAAAACTGCTGCGATGATATTTATTCATTCAGATATACTGCATTCATTCATTTTGCAATTAAAGGGAGTGTTTATGAATTAATTGATGATACAACAAAAAGAAGTCTTGAAAACACCTTGATTTCTATTTATATGATTGATCGTGAAACAGAGGAAGAAATACTAATTTTGGAAAATGAATGTGATGAAAACGGTGATTATCTAATTGATGTAGATGTTGGATATAAATATAAAATTATTGCTTCTAAAGAAGATTATTTTTCAAAAAGTAAAAAAATCAATACAGAAAATATCGATTATAGCGATACATTAATAAATGATTTGATACTTCAAAAAATTCCGAAAAAACCAATCAAGCTTGAAAACATTTATTTTGATTTCGACAGTGCTGAATTACTTGCAAAAGCAAAGTCCTCCATAGATACAACCCTACTGGTTATAATGAATGACAATCCTGAGATGAATATCAAAATTGAAGCACATACCGATTCAAAAGGAAACGATGCGTTTAATATGGATCTCTCAAAAAGGCGTGCAAAATCTATAACAGACTACCTCCTGAAAAAAGGAATTAACAAAAATCGCTTGATTTCTGAAGGTTTTGGAGAAACTCAACCGATAGCTCCAAACAAAAATCCCGATGGTAGCGACAAGCCTGAAGGAAGACAATTGAATCGAAGAATTGAATTTAGGGTGATAAATTAA
- a CDS encoding insulinase family protein encodes MQYQTQTLPNGIRLIHKQTQSPIAHCGIIVNTGSRDEDENEHGMAHLTEHAIFKGTAKRKSFQIIGRVEDVGGEINAYTSKEETFIYSSFLNQYFNRTVELLSDIFFNSIFPDKEIQKEIDVIIDEINSYKDSPSELIYDEFEEMIFKNNSIGRQILGEPKKLKNFSKTEILNFIKKKYNTDEIVFCSNGNFPFTKVKKCFEKYFYDIPQNLRNFSRNSYGNYLPEKRIEIKDTYQTHNIIGTTAYSLKDKNRVALVLLNNIIGGQNMNSRLNVALREKTGYSYNVESNYLPYTDTGVFHVYFSCDELNLQKSNDLVLREFAKLKTKKLGIIQLAKAKRQLIGQIAISYESNVSLLLSMGKNFLHFNKVESLENIFKKIEAVSSELLIEISNEILDSQKLSFLCYK; translated from the coding sequence ATGCAATACCAAACTCAAACTCTCCCAAACGGAATAAGGTTAATTCATAAACAAACACAGTCGCCAATCGCACATTGTGGAATAATTGTAAACACAGGCTCAAGAGACGAAGATGAGAATGAGCATGGCATGGCTCACCTTACAGAACATGCAATTTTTAAAGGGACAGCCAAACGAAAAAGTTTTCAAATAATTGGACGAGTTGAAGATGTTGGCGGAGAAATCAACGCTTATACTTCTAAGGAGGAAACATTTATTTATTCAAGTTTTCTGAATCAGTATTTCAACCGAACTGTCGAACTACTGAGCGATATTTTTTTTAACTCTATTTTTCCTGATAAGGAGATTCAAAAAGAAATTGATGTAATTATTGATGAGATAAATTCCTACAAAGATTCCCCTTCCGAGTTAATTTACGACGAGTTCGAAGAAATGATTTTCAAAAACAATTCAATTGGCAGGCAAATACTCGGTGAGCCAAAAAAACTCAAGAATTTCAGTAAAACAGAAATACTTAATTTCATCAAGAAAAAATATAATACAGACGAAATTGTTTTTTGTTCAAATGGAAATTTCCCATTCACAAAAGTGAAAAAATGCTTTGAGAAATACTTTTATGACATTCCTCAAAATTTGAGAAATTTTTCAAGAAATTCTTACGGGAATTATTTGCCTGAGAAAAGAATTGAAATAAAAGATACATACCAAACCCACAATATTATTGGAACAACAGCTTATTCGCTGAAAGATAAAAATAGAGTTGCTTTAGTTTTGTTAAATAATATTATTGGCGGTCAGAATATGAATTCGCGACTCAATGTTGCTTTGCGCGAAAAAACAGGCTATTCTTATAATGTAGAATCAAATTATCTTCCATATACCGATACAGGCGTTTTTCATGTGTATTTTAGTTGCGATGAGTTGAATTTGCAAAAAAGTAACGATTTGGTTTTAAGAGAATTTGCTAAGTTGAAAACTAAAAAATTAGGAATAATTCAATTAGCAAAGGCAAAGCGACAATTAATTGGGCAAATTGCAATTTCGTACGAGAGCAATGTAAGTTTGCTTCTTTCAATGGGAAAAAACTTTTTGCATTTCAATAAAGTTGAAAGTTTGGAAAATATATTCAAAAAAATTGAAGCTGTAAGTTCCGAACTATTAATCGAAATCTCTAACGAAATTTTAGACTCACAAAAGCTTTCATTTTTATGCTATAAATAA
- a CDS encoding YjbQ family protein encodes MLEQFEIKLPSFKRGYHLITNILEENIPALPEKGIINIFIKHTSAGITINENADPSVRDDFESFMNWLIPENHKTYTHVFEGADDMPAHLKASLIGQTLTIPISNHQLNLGTWQGIYLCEFRNYGGRRKLQITIVGE; translated from the coding sequence ATGCTCGAACAATTTGAAATAAAATTGCCATCATTCAAAAGAGGTTATCATTTGATAACAAACATATTAGAAGAAAATATCCCTGCACTTCCCGAGAAGGGGATAATCAATATTTTTATAAAACATACATCGGCAGGAATTACGATAAACGAAAATGCCGATCCATCGGTTAGAGATGATTTCGAATCATTTATGAATTGGCTAATTCCTGAAAATCATAAAACTTATACACATGTTTTCGAAGGAGCTGACGATATGCCGGCACATCTGAAAGCTTCACTAATTGGGCAAACTTTAACAATTCCAATTTCGAATCATCAACTTAATCTTGGCACATGGCAGGGAATTTACCTATGTGAATTTAGAAACTACGGTGGACGGCGAAAACTACAAATTACGATTGTTGGGGAATAG